In Tachypleus tridentatus isolate NWPU-2018 chromosome 3, ASM421037v1, whole genome shotgun sequence, the sequence aacctactgaacacaacattatacacagacttaactaaagaaagttcaaccaataggtaaacaaaacaacctactgaacacaacaatatacacagatttaactaaagaaagttcaaccaacaggtaaacaaaacaacctactgaacacaacaatatacacagacttaactaaagaaagttcaaccatcaggtaaacaaaacaacctgttgaacacaacaatatacacagatataggtaaagaaagttcaaccatcaggtaaacaaaacaacctactgaatacaacattatacacagatttaactaaagaaagttcaaccaacaggtaaacaaaacaacctactgaacacaacaatatacacagatttaactatagcacagttcaaccaacagataaacaaaacaacctgttgaacacaacaatatacacagacttaactaaagaaagttcaaccatcaggtaaacaaaacaacctactgaacacaacattatacacagacttaactaaagaaagttcaaccatcaggtaaacaaaacaacctactgaacacaacattatacacagatttaactaaagaaagttcaaccaacaggtaaacaaaacaatctactgaacacaacaatatacacagatttaactaaagaaagttcaaccatcaggtaaacaaaacaacctactgaacacaacaatatacacagatttaactaaagaaagttcaaccatcaggtaaacaaaacaacaaactgaacacaataatatacacagatttaactaaagaaagttcaaccaacaggtaaacaaaacaacctgttgaacacaacaatatacacagacttaactaaagaaagttcaaccgtCAGGTGAACAATACAACCTGTTATTCCAGACCAATTATCTTACTGCCTCAAAGTTTTGTTACAAGATGTCTAAATCACCAAAACAGATTGAAACATATACTGCATACAAATCATCTTCAATACACACTTAGatgaaacacatgaaaaccaaccTGAAATCACACAGACAGATCACCACAAGtgaattttaacacatttaaacaTTGATATGTCAGCCAGATCCAATAAACCTCTACCTCATAATATTAGAGGGTTTGTTATGAGGGTAGCATCTATATTCCCTCTTCCTTGATAGGATCCTACCACACACTATGTAATAAGGCCCAATCCCCCTCTTGGTTCCATCCTACCACACACTATGTAATAAGGCCCAATCCCCCCCCCTCTTGGTTCCATCCTACCACACACTATGTAATAAGGCCCAATCCCCCCCCTCTTGGTTCCATCCTACCACACACTATGTAATAAGGCCCAATCCCCCCCCCCTTGGTTCCATCCTACCACATGCTGTGAAACAAGGCCTAATTCTCACTTCCTTGGACCTATCCAACCTCACACTGTATAACAAGGCCAAATATCTCCTTCCTTGGTGGAAAGTCTACCCCTCACTTTATAACAAGGCTGAATCTCTTCTTCCTTGGTCCTATCATATCCCACACTGTATAACAAATCCATGCCAACATTTGGAGATAAAAACAAGTTATAGAGTCACATAATGAAGtaagtgaataaaactatttatatgtaTACTGGTAATGATGTTTTAACTATCAAATGTGGAAAACACTGGATAGATATTGGAGCATCAGTAGAGTACATTTAGCCTATAACTGAAACTTATTTGATACCTCAGTGCTTTTTAAATAGGTTGAGCCAGCCATTGCTGTATTTAAAATCATTAGGGGTTCCATTTCCATCGCTGTACTGATACAGTTCTTTGTAGATCTTTCCAGACTGGTCTTTGATGgttttaaaaatgaatgtttCTTCAACTCATTCTTGGATAAACCATGTTAAGATGGTTCTTTACAGCTGGCTGTCACTAGCAGTTTTTGGAAACGTTTGTTGTAGGATATTATTACCATTTGGGTCCATGAAGTCTTAATCCATCTGTACAATGTTGACTAACCTAAGCCTAGTTTGTAGAAGATGTCTACTTGGTTAAATCCACATTTTAGTGTAcacaatgtgttttatatttgttccTATTATCTTCTTTTGCATGTTGGCAATGATATGAACATAGTCCAGTAAAGCACAAGGACTAATCTTACACATGTTTGAaacgtggtcagctatcggtcagttacctctttcttactttgtgaacctgacgatgaccgaagaaggtcgaaacgttgttcgctcctctgcataaaaattttctcaacccaaaccagccgtttttacatatatatttttctatacaagtaggctttctcatcatcacggattaGTGTTGTATCGAAGTTCCATATGTCAAGGTTTACGTGTATACATAGACATAACACCACCAAAATCAATCTGAATACACACAGACATAACACCACTGAAGTCAATCTGAATAAACACAGACTTATTACTTCATGAACACAAATCAAAAGTCAAGTTCTTAACAGCTGAACATAACTATAGTTTTATGAGAATCCCAAAACCTtaccaaatataaattattgagaACTCGTAATCTCAGCTGGTTAGTTTTCAACAAGAGGTTTGAGTTCTAAGAATCCAATTTTATATAACTAAAGATAAGGTTAAGTTAAGCATCAAAACTTTTAGAGTTTAGTTTTCTTGAACCATAGCTTACCTGAGGTAATGTTCCCTTTACCAGACTAGGGATATCCTCTTCAGTGAACCCAAGCTTTCTCAGACCATCGTCTATCTCCATCTCAAACATGAATTGTTTAAGAATATCTGCAAGAATAGTGCCAGCATCCTCTTTCCGATCATTACGTGTATCTCTCCCTAGTATGGAAATTGTTCTGATGTTAGAACATGATGAAACATTCACAAGGATGTGCCACTAAATTTGGAAAGTTGCTTGAATCTCACTCTATTTTAAGGAACATATTTTTGATACTTCTACTCAGATTTATTTGATAGTTTCTTTTACAGAATCTGTTTGATACAGTAGCTTCTTTAGACACTGTATCAAAGGGAACCTGAAAAATCAGTGATGGGGATAATTGTGGTGACATGCAAAACCATAGAGTAGGATTACCCTAAGTTTAAAGGTTTCACACAGAAGACACTTCGGTAAGTGTGCCTGCAAATGTGTTCAGTATTGAAAGCCATTATATAGGTCTCATAATATAACGTACAATTTAATgctatataaacaaacaacaactaacatTGTAACTGAAAGTTTGAACTGGGTTTGCTGTTATCAGCATAGTTAAATAAACTGCAGATTAATGGTTTAATCATGGAGCCTCACTATATTGCCATGTCTGATGAACATACATTTTGTCAATTGTCCTGCAGTGTagtttctattttccaaaaagctTCGTGTTATGGTTGTAATGTTTATGGTACACCACTCACACGTTTAttcttttcataatttatatataatatgagGATAAAACTCCTACTGCCCATATCAATAATCCAATCACACAGAAAATCATGCATCCAGTGATTCAACCAATATGCCtttatatgaacatttattttacagtgaGGTACACAATGGTTGAACAGAAGATCTCATCACAGTGAAACCATACATACTTACTGGCCCTGTTTACACTTGGAgattattaatattcatgttgtTTACTTTTGTTCAGGTCATGTGGTTGGATGTTTCCACGAAATTTCTATTAGTGGGTTTTATCTGTTACAGGTTGTTCACTTTGTGTCCTATATTTGGGATATGACCTGTTACAAGTCTATTTATGCATGGTTTTGGGACCTTAAGTTGatccattttcttttctttttttcccaaTGTCATAAAATACAAGGGATATCCATTTCTGAAATTACAACTCCatgatctgtatatatctttatgaccaagtgtatgaatattttatattggaaAGGGCCGCTACATACCCTTTAGAAAAATTTAgagaaataatgaattttaagtgaCATAAAACTACCTCTGAGATGTCAGACAATGTCAAAATGTTTTGATACTTTCCATTCCACTTTAGTATTTTATCATATGTGAGTGTCACATGAATTACTGATTtgaatactgaaaataattttaatataatgtattcaacacTGATTATGTGTAGTTCTCATGACAAGTTTGCTTGATTTCAACTTCACTGTTAAAAACTTAACAACTCTTTCAAAATGAAAgagtattaacattaaacagccaCGTCTTTACATATTAAGAATTATGTcgtattaacattaaacagccaTGTCTTCACAAATTAAGAATTATGTcgtattaacattaaacagccaTGTCTTCACAAATTAAGAATTATGTcgtattaacattaaacagccaTGTCTTCACAAATTAAGCATTATGctgtattaacattaaacagccaTGTCTTCACATATTAAGCATTATGctgtattaacattaaacagccaTGTCTTCACAAATTAAGAATTATGTcgtattaacattaaacagccaTGTCTTCACAAATTAAGAATTATGTcgtattaacattaaacagccaTGTCTTCACAAATTAAGCATTATGctgtattaacattaaacagccaTGTCTTCACATATTAAGAATTACGTCATAGTAACATTAAACAGCCATGTCTTCACATATTAAGAATCATGTcgtattaacattaaacagccaCGTCTTTACATATTAAGAATTATGTcgtattaacattaaacagccaTGTCTTCACAAATTAAGAATTATGTcgtattaacattaaacagccaTGTCTTCACAAATTAAGAATTATGTcgtattaacattaaacagccaTGTCTTCACAAATTAAGCATTATGctgtattaacattaaacagccaTGTCTTCACATATTAAGCATTATGctgtattaacattaaacagccaTGTCTTCACAAATTAAGAATTATGTcgtattaacattaaacagccaTGTCTTCACAAATTAAGAATTATGtcattattaacattaaacagccaTGTCTTCACAAATTAAGCATTATGctgtattaacattaaacagccaTGTCTTCACATATTAAGAATTACGTCATAGTAACATTAAACAGCCATGTCTTCACATATTAAGAATCATGTcgtattaacattaaacagccaTGTCTTCACATATTAAGCATTACGTAGTATTAACATTACACAGCCATGTCTTCACATATTAAGCATTACGTAGTATTAACATTACACAGCCATGTCTTCACATATTAAGCATTACGTTGTATTAACATTACACAGCCATGTCTCCACATATTAAGCATTACGttgtattaacattaaacagccaTGTCTTCACACATTAAGAATTACGTCCAACTTCAAAACAACAGTTTTCCATTTCTTATAAcctttatttaactgaaaaacatCCTCAGTTAGATTTTCAatgaaatgcattttaaaaatattttacctaatAATGAAGCTGCCTCCAGGTGACGTTCTGGACACATGGCTCCAGTAAATCTGAAAACTGCTGGAGCACTTATTACAACCGAAAGGCCGTGAGGCTGAAAAGTATAAGTGAGCAGCACTTAAAAAGAACTAGATAATCTCACAAATCGATACGTTTCTTctgttttgttacatttcatacctAGCACGTAGAAACTtgaaatttaaacattgtttatccCTGAACAATTCAATGAAGTGATTACAATTCTTACAGTGGTGAACAATAAGACTTTAAAGACTTATATTACAATTAGAAACaagttttttattgtaaaaaaacctAATTAACAAAAAAAGAGATTACGTATTAGAAATTTACAGAATATCTTTGCAGAAGTTTTACGgtaacatgaaataataaaagcaTCTCATTACTACCAGTTCAAACTTTTGAGACACCTGACGAAAGATCATATGCTTAGATTAATTTCAATACCAGTAAAAAATATAAGTTGATAACTCTTATATATAACAAGTTTATTATCTTACTATAATAGGATGATCTGTATTATAACCTTTAACCTTGTGTTTCTTTACTAGTCCAGAAATAGGATAGGACATCCCATGGCTGAAATAGAGTAAATAATGTTAACTTAttaaactgttgaaaacaaaacattacaagaCAGAGTTAATAAACAATCTTTATCTTTGTTACATTCTACTTCATACTGTAATACATGAACAAGTTGgtaaacattctctatatttattaagttatgttttacattgtagtacatgaacaagctggtaaacattctctatatttattaagttctgtttcacgttgtaatacatgaacaagctggtaaacattctctatatttattaagttctgtTTCACGTTGTAATACATGAACAAGCTAGTAAACATTCTCTATTAAGTTCTGTTTCATGTTGTAGAACATGAACAAGTTGGCaaacattctctatatttattaagtacTGTTTCACGTTGTAATACATGAACAAGCTGgtaaacattctctatatttaCTAAGTTCTGTTTTACATTGTAATACATGAACAAGCTGgtaaacattctctatatttaCTAAGTTCTGTTTTACATTGTAATACATGAACAAGCTGgtaaacattctctatatttaCTAAGTTCTGTTTTACATTGTAATACATGAACAAGTTGgtaaacattctctatatttattaaatactgtttcacgttgtaatacatgaacaagctggtaaacattctctatatttaCTAAGTTCTGTTTTACATTGTAATACATGAACAAGCTGGTAAatattctctatatttattaagtacTGTTTCACGTTGTAATACATGAACAAGCTGgtaaacattctctatatttaCTAAGTTCTGTTTTACATTGTAATACATGAACAAGTTGGTAAACATTctgtatatttattaagttcTATTTAACGTTGTAGTACATGAACAAGCTGgtaaacattctctatatttattaagttctaTTTAACGTTGTAGTACATGGACAAGCTGGTAAACATTCTCTATATTAATTAAGTTGTTTCATGTTGTAGTACATGAACAAGCTGgtaaacattctctatatttattaagttctgtttcacgttgtaatacatgaacaagctggtaaacattctctatatttattaagttctgtttcacgttgtaatacatgaacaagctggtaaacattctctatatttattaagttctaTTTAACGTTGTAGTACATGAACAAGCTGgtaaacattctctatatttattaagttttgtttcacGTTGTAGTACATGAACAAGTTGGCAAACATTCTCTATATTAATTAAGTTGTTTCATGTTGTAATACATGAACAAGCTGgtaaacattctctatatttattaagttctgtttcacgttgtaatacatgaacaagctggtaaacattctctatatttattaagttctaTTTAACGTTGTAGTACATGAACAAGCTGgtaaacattctctatatttattaagttctaTTTAACGTTGTAGTACATGAACAAGCTGgtaaacattctctatatttattaagttctgtttcacgttgtaatacatgaacaagctggtaaacattctctatatttattaagttctaTTTAATGTTGTAGTACATGAACAAGTTGGCaaacattctctatatttattaagttctgtttcacgttgtaatacatgaacaagctggtaaacattctctatatttattaagttctgtttcacgttgtaatacatgaacaagctggtaaacattctctatatttattaagttctaTTTAACGTTGTAGTACATGAACAAGCTGgtaaacattctctatatttattaagttctaTTTAACGTTGTAGTACATGAACAAGCTGgtaaacattctctatatttattaagttctaTTTAACGTTGTAGTACATGAACAAGCTGgtaaacattctctatatttattaagttctaTTTAACGTTGTAGTACATGAACAAGCTGgtaaacattctctatatttattaagttctaTTTAACGTTGTAGTACATGAACAAGCTGgtaaacattctctatatttattaagttctaTTTAACGTTGTAGTACATGAACAAGCTGgtaaacattctctatatttattaagttctaTTTAACGTTGTAGTACATGAACAAGCTGgtaaacattctctatatttattaagttctgtttcacgttgtaatacatgaacaagctggtaaacattctctatatttattaagttctgtttcacgttgtaatacatgaacaagctggtaaacattctctatatttattaagttctgtttcacgttgtaatacatgaacaagctggtaaacattctctatatttattaagttctaTTTAACGTTGTAGTACATGAACAAGTTGGCaaacattctctatatttattaagttctgtttcacgttgtaatacatgaacaagctggtaaacattctctatatttattaagttctgtttcacgttgtaatacatgaacaagctggtaaacattctctatatttattaagttctaTTTAACGTTGTAGTACATGAACAAGCTGgtaaacattctctatatttattaagttctaTTTAACGTTGTAGTACATGAACAAGCTGgtaaacattctctatatttattaagttctaTTTAACGTTGTAGTACATGAACAAGCTGgtaaacattctctatatttattaagttctgtttcacgttgtaatacatgaacaagctggtaaacattctctatatttattaagttctgtttcacgttgtaatacatgaacaagctggtaaacattctctatatttattaagttctaTTTAACATTGTAGTACATGAACAAGCTGgtaaacattctctatatttattaagttctaCCCTTCATATGACGTCTTCAAGTATTTTGCTAAGCATAGTCTGATCCTTAACATACACCCACTCCTTGCATTGGATCTATTCTAGATCTGGTTCCTTTTATTGTACGAACTAGACTAGAGGATGATGGACATTTTCCATCTTATGTTTGCAACATTTTAAAGATgcattgtaatgaaaataactgataaaaatagCAGCCCTAAATCTAGTGTTAATAAGGAAGATTGTGTTTCTCTTTGATAGCAAGATTTTTATAGCATACTTCATAAAAAACTTATATTATGACCTATAATCTCGTAATGCTTTGTTTTTACAGTTCACAAGAGTAGCTTCTCAAATGAactaacttaaacaaacaaattttacaatacaTCTACAGAAACATCTTTGCACTAAAGGTCTTCACTTACCACAGGTGCACCCCAGCATTACCAAATCCGATCCCAGCAAAAGTACTTGCCAAGTGCATGGATGACCGAGCCTCCAAATCATCTTTATTGTATACTGCTCTACAAAGAGTGAAACATGTTAGTCAAACAGGTATCACAGTTTGAATAACAGCTTGAAATATGCAGTCAACAAGTAAGGGTTTCAAAATCTCTCACCTTTTGAAATATCGCTGGATTATTTTCAGGGCATTAAGAGCCCACGTGTCACTAATAGGATTGCTGCCTTGATATGCTGGCCGTTCGATGGGATTTACTGGACAAGGAGATCGCTGGTTGTATGGGATAGCGGTGTAGGACTCTAAGGCATGACTATTATAGAAGAGTCAGAATAATTAGTTAGATTAGTTCATGACTATAACACATCAAACGTAATAAGACAAAGGCATAATTGTAACATGACACTATAAATAACTAATCAAACAAAGGAATCATTATAACACAAGAGTCAAGTTTAATTATTCAGATTGTGGTATGGCTCTAACAACATATATTGATAAAAGTGTGATTATAACAtgagagttaggtttaattattCACATTGTGGTATGGCTATAACAACATATATTGATAAAAGTGTGATTATAACATGACAGGTTTAATTATTCAGATTGTGGTATGGCTATAACAACATATATTGATAAAAGTGTGATTATAACAtgagagttaggtttaattattCAGATTGTGGTATGGCTATAACAACATATATTGATAAAAGTGTGATTATAACAtgagagttaggtttaattattCATATTGTGATATGGCTATAACAACATATATTGATAAAAGTGTGATTATAACACAAGAGTCAAGTTTAATTATTCAGATTGTGGTATGGCTATAACAACATATATTGATAAAAGTGTGATTATAACACAAGAGTCAAGTTTAATTATTCAGATTGTGGTATGGCTATAACAACATATATTGATAAAAGTGTGATTATAACAtgagagttaggtttaattattCAGATTGTGGTATGGCTATAACAACATATATTGATAAAAGTGTGATTATAACAtgagagttaggtttaattattCAGATTGTGGTATGGCTATAACAACATATATTGATAAAAGTGTGATTATAACAtgagagttaggtttaattattCAGATTGTGGTATGGCTATAACAACATATATTGATAAAAGTGTGATTATAACATGAGAGTCAAGTTTAATTATTCAGATTGTGGTATGGCTATAACAACATATATTGATAAAAGTGTGATTATAACATGAGAGTCAAGTTTAATTATTCACATTAAGACACAACTATAACACAAATAAATCAGTTGATGGCAGGACTAAAACATGACAgacaaaataattaatcaaattaatttgAAGCAGTGTCTATAATAAGTGATTTTTAGTCTTCCATGATACAATTATCACAACTGAAATCACACTATTATGTTGTCTATAAAACAACTGTAACATGGCTCTCACAAGTGGCCCCAAACCATGGAAGTCTTAACAACTAGCCCATATTAGCACATTCAGAGTGCAACATAAATTGTTAGCAGCATGTTTACGTGTACGAAATAAAACTAGTTACAATGACACTTTGTAAAAATACTGTCAAATACTGCTTTAAATACTTACCATCAAACAATTTATCCTTAAactaagggcctggcatggccaagtggttagggagcttgaatcataatctgagggttccaAGCTCGAATCTgtatcacaccaaacgtgctcgccctttcagctgtgggtgagttgtaatgtgacagtcaatcccactattcattggtaaaagagtggtccaagagttggcggtggatggtgataactagttgccttccgtctactcttacactgctcaattatgGATGGCTCGTGCaaatagctttcatgtagctttgcacaaaattcaaaacaaaccaaaccttaaactataaattaatatttatatacaaattttttCTGTTGCTATGCCTACCTTAGGATTTAGTAATTATTTTCCTGccaattaattaatttagtttcttaCCACAACACATCAAACCCACTGAAAGCTGCTACACGTTCTGGCATGTGCAGTGCATGTAAAGGGTCAATAATTCCCAGGGTAGGCCTCAGAGCTCTGTTTGCTATACCTAACGACAAGAGTcagatatattttatgtaataaacagTTCAAATAAGATATTATcaacattataaaactgataacctACGTAAGAAACTTTGTCTTCTCTTCAGTTTGTACCAGTAAGgtttgtgaatttgtttatttattgagaaaaatataaacttttgatGATGTGAATTTCAATCAAAACTTctctaataaatatattcaaaatgtcTATTTTTTAAGAAGTCAACAAAAATCTTTTAGGtgctttagaaaagaaaaaacacaataatgGTTAAGAGCCAACTTTAAATAAGgcttaaacatatttaataacattggatatttattattataatattattatatttattattgataagGAAAATCAACAAAGCTTTCCCACAGAAAAAgatagatgttttatttttgtaatattttggcTCTGTTGCCAAAACCACCAATGTCAGTAAACTATAAATAAAGACTAAATGTTACGTTCAGTAATGAATCACAATACATTTAAATGCATCACTTAGCAACAAGCACCAACAATTATAGTGCCATCCTGTCAAGCTTAGAAGGTTCCAGCAACAGATAAAACACAGCCTGACAGGTGAAAGTGTCAGAGCAACATCAAAACCACACAGAAATGGATAAAACACAGCCTGACAGGTGAAAGTGTCAGAAGAACATCAAAGCAACAAGGAAATTGACACAACACAGCCTAACAGGTGAAAGTGTCAAAGGAACATCAAAGTCACATGGAAATGGATAAAACA encodes:
- the LOC143246736 gene encoding hydroxyacid-oxoacid transhydrogenase, mitochondrial-like isoform X2; amino-acid sequence: MVSRVRVRELVKAVSISASCRCPAHGAVNQVYRNSHDQIKEKLPQTDYAFEMACSSVRYGPGVTKEIGMDLSNSGAKNVCLITDENLVKLPPMKAVLDSLHKYRINYKMFDKVRIEPTDYSFREAIEFARSNNFDTFVAVGGGSVIDTCKVANLYCSDREAEFLDYVTPPIGKGKPVTCLLKPLIAVPTTAGTGSETTGVAVFDYIPLKAKLGIANRALRPTLGIIDPLHALHMPERVAAFSGFDVLCHALESYTAIPYNQRSPCPVNPIERPAYQGSNPISDTWALNALKIIQRYFKRAVYNKDDLEARSSMHLASTFAGIGFGNAGVHLCHGMSYPISGLVKKHKVKGYNTDHPIIPHGLSVVISAPAVFRFTGAMCPERHLEAASLLGRDTRNDRKEDAGTILADILKQFMFEMEIDDGLRKLGFTEEDIPSLVKGTLPQPSGQKEDCY
- the LOC143246736 gene encoding hydroxyacid-oxoacid transhydrogenase, mitochondrial-like isoform X3 yields the protein MVSRVRVRELVKAVSISASCRCPAHGAVNQVYRNSHDQIKEKLPQTDYAFEMACSSVRYGPGVTKEIGMDLSNSGAKNVCLITDENLVKLPPMKAVLDSLHKYRINYKMFDKVRIEPTDYSFREAIEFARSNNFDTFVAVGGGSVIDTCKVANLYCSDREAEFLDYVTPPIGKGKPVTCLLKPLIAVPTTAGTGSETTGVAVFDYIPLKAKLGIANRALRPTLGIIDPLHALHMPERVAAFSGFDVLCHALESYTAIPYNQRSPCPVNPIERPAYQGSNPISDTWALNALKIIQRYFKRAVYNKDDLEARSSMHLASTFAGIGFGNAGVHLCHGMSYPISGLVKKHKVKGYNTDHPIIPHGLSVVISAPAVFRFTGAMCPERHLEAASLLGRDTRNDRKEDAGTILADILKQFMFEMEIDDGLRKLGFTEEDIPSLVKGTLPQ